One part of the Lapillicoccus jejuensis genome encodes these proteins:
- a CDS encoding glycosyltransferase family 2 protein gives MSGPDARPDARPDVTVVVVTWRQRELLPRCLASVRAQTRPARLLVVDNGSDDGTAQVLEEQTHPDEVLRLPTNAGYAGAMAVALPRVTTRWVAVLNDDAVADPGWLAASLRVLEARDDLAAVTARMLLDAPGGAVVNNAGVVLLRDGYGADRGLGEPDGAPYDRPVEVFGFSGGAAVLRTLAAGAVGGFRDWFMYYEDTDLSWRLRLAGWRIGYAPDAVVRHRHAASSDPASRMFAVHTERNRLLMVAAEAPAGFAARVLVRFVVTTASLAVRRLRPATASTAAVHDPRLRLAVLAGLARRLPAVLADRRDAPRTRSRRAVLREWRGVPAREWGQES, from the coding sequence GTGAGCGGACCCGACGCCCGACCGGACGCCCGACCGGACGTCACGGTCGTCGTCGTCACCTGGCGCCAGCGCGAGCTGCTGCCCCGGTGCCTGGCCTCGGTCCGCGCGCAGACCCGTCCGGCGCGCCTGCTCGTCGTCGACAACGGCTCGGACGACGGCACCGCGCAGGTGCTCGAGGAGCAGACGCACCCCGACGAGGTCCTGCGCCTGCCCACCAACGCCGGCTACGCCGGCGCGATGGCCGTCGCCCTGCCCCGCGTCACCACCCGCTGGGTGGCCGTCCTCAACGACGACGCGGTCGCCGACCCCGGCTGGCTCGCGGCGTCGCTGCGGGTGCTCGAGGCCCGCGACGACCTGGCCGCGGTCACCGCGCGGATGCTGCTCGACGCCCCCGGGGGCGCGGTCGTCAACAACGCCGGCGTCGTCCTCCTGCGCGACGGCTACGGCGCCGACCGCGGCCTGGGTGAGCCCGACGGGGCGCCGTACGACCGGCCGGTCGAGGTGTTCGGCTTCTCCGGCGGCGCCGCCGTGCTGCGGACGCTCGCCGCGGGCGCGGTGGGCGGGTTCCGCGACTGGTTCATGTACTACGAGGACACCGACCTGTCCTGGCGGCTGCGGCTGGCCGGGTGGCGGATCGGCTACGCCCCGGACGCCGTCGTGCGGCACCGGCACGCGGCGAGCTCGGACCCGGCGTCGCGGATGTTCGCCGTGCACACCGAGCGCAACCGGCTGCTCATGGTCGCCGCCGAGGCGCCGGCCGGCTTCGCGGCGCGCGTGCTCGTCCGGTTCGTCGTCACCACCGCCAGCCTCGCCGTACGACGCCTGCGACCGGCCACCGCCTCGACGGCGGCGGTGCACGACCCGCGGCTGCGGCTCGCCGTCCTCGCCGGCCTCGCCCGCCGGCTGCCCGCGGTCCTCGCCGACCGCCGCGACGCCCCGCGCACGCGCTCGCGCCGGGCCGTGCTGCGCGAGTGGCGCGGCGTCCCCGCCCGCGAGTGGGGGCAGGAGTCGTGA
- a CDS encoding glycosyltransferase family 4 protein, protein MSPARTATPVTVVAAQLAARVPGGTGRYTRELVRALAATAEGRPLRALAPREGTPGEHLEVPVRRLPVPARLLPPLWERSPWPRAARAGVVHAPTLLVPPPVPGVGLVVTCHDVVPWTHPGTLTPRGVAFHHRMGERAAAHADVVVTPTAAVAEQVRRVLAPRGEVVPVLPGVSTLPPLPPDEAAARRTARGVPTRYALFVGTAEPRKGLDVLLAALARPDTGGLALVVVGPAGWGDVDVADLARRAGVAARVLVTGRVDDADLAALYAGAAVVVMPSRAEGFGLPVVEAFAAGAPVVTSDDPALVEVGAGGALVAPREDEGALAAALAEATQPGPGARERLHRAADRAAELTWTATARRLWEVYEDVGGRTTSTKPRGL, encoded by the coding sequence GTGTCCCCAGCCCGGACGGCGACCCCCGTGACCGTCGTCGCGGCCCAGCTGGCCGCCCGGGTGCCCGGCGGCACGGGCCGCTACACCCGTGAGCTCGTCCGGGCCCTCGCGGCGACCGCCGAGGGTCGGCCGCTGCGCGCCCTCGCCCCGCGGGAGGGCACGCCGGGGGAGCACCTCGAGGTCCCCGTACGGCGTCTCCCGGTGCCCGCCCGCCTCCTGCCGCCGCTGTGGGAGCGCTCCCCGTGGCCGCGGGCCGCCCGCGCCGGGGTCGTGCACGCCCCGACGCTGCTCGTGCCCCCGCCCGTGCCGGGCGTCGGGCTCGTCGTCACCTGCCACGACGTCGTCCCGTGGACGCACCCGGGGACGCTGACACCGCGCGGGGTCGCCTTCCACCACCGGATGGGGGAGCGGGCGGCCGCGCACGCCGACGTCGTCGTCACCCCGACCGCCGCGGTCGCCGAGCAGGTCCGCCGGGTGCTCGCGCCCCGTGGCGAGGTGGTCCCGGTCCTGCCCGGCGTGAGCACGCTGCCGCCGCTGCCGCCCGACGAGGCGGCGGCCCGCCGGACGGCCCGCGGCGTGCCGACGCGGTACGCCCTCTTCGTCGGCACCGCCGAGCCGCGCAAGGGCCTCGACGTGCTGCTCGCCGCGCTGGCCCGGCCGGACACGGGTGGGCTCGCGCTCGTCGTCGTCGGTCCGGCCGGCTGGGGCGACGTCGACGTCGCCGACCTGGCCCGGCGGGCCGGGGTGGCGGCGCGGGTCCTCGTGACCGGCCGCGTCGACGACGCCGACCTGGCGGCGCTCTACGCGGGGGCGGCGGTCGTGGTGATGCCGAGCCGGGCCGAGGGCTTCGGCCTGCCCGTCGTCGAGGCCTTCGCGGCCGGGGCCCCCGTCGTCACCAGCGACGACCCCGCCCTCGTCGAGGTCGGGGCGGGCGGCGCGCTCGTCGCGCCCCGCGAGGACGAGGGGGCGCTGGCGGCGGCGCTGGCCGAGGCGACCCAGCCCGGTCCCGGGGCCCGGGAGCGGCTGCACCGGGCGGCGGACCGGGCCGCCGAGCTGACCTGGACCGCGACGGCCCGGCGGCTGTGGGAGGTCTACGAGGACGTCGGGGGTCGCACGACGAGCACGAAGCCGCGCGGGCTGTAG
- a CDS encoding acyltransferase family protein, with protein sequence MSTTTATTAGSATKPAALHGPLSIAQAFDPRRNSIGFLRWFLAFAVIFSHAGPIAGFYGSKNLGVQWSDEQSFGGVAVSGFFFLSGFLISRSRQGRSTVFRYFWRRILRIFPAFWAALLLTAFVWAPLAWWHVHHTLRGYFSAQTESPLTYFWNNMFLELGQRNLAGMGNEVPLAVCCGRDWNGSAWTLAYEFKGYILIGVLGLIGFLAHRWIIATLFALMIALNTVTFLNIPVKAAVLQPLLNDFFLVMLLTPFVTGMLFSAFADKIVVDDRVAVGAAAIAFYTYFVASGWNVYGQFAFLYVLMWCAIRLPLRNWERYGDMSYGIYIYAWPIMYLATFFHLETRGWLAYHLGVVVACHITAWLSWHLLEKRALALKNWTPAWMALGLQRLSPVTQRARATLVDPRFSSTPYAARLRHEATLAGGDLVSHDPASRVAHAGTTPGTATPPPATRARTIGRWTALSGLAVVLLLAALVLPRVYDARYSPAARGVAPAAAAGASPSSSLAAATTPVTATTGDGADLAGLPAAAAHAAPDPATVAAWQQHQAQSQAVVQGKDGMSFLGEAYLHNVTQALGLRSYSPAEVQRAAASLDAQSTWLTRHGIASQFVVAPAKWEVYPEDLPDWASPRGASILDQLVGYRPSALVDLRPELVAAKASGKPFSLKNSHWSDYGAYVAWAAMARHLTAAYPTLGPVAVPTLSGTTTQDLDNEFTAIDGDKGPNDWQVPQYATPLRTPRLVGADGRATPLAAGTRIDVANAPMHLVTPSAPNRKRLLVLGDSTVTAVAPLLTNAFADVTIVRHYLDQPDKQPSLAALVARYHPQVVLTLTTQRNLDVPLGQDLGALQAGLQWDRTTATGEARWTAGGAAPTGGLAVDGSADGRGTRTVTLPSGPASAGGVAALDLTASAGGSVRLTGTTASGPWSTTVRVAPGTTSTWALLAAGLEGGRVTLSAGSGSGADQTLTALTVRPRAAS encoded by the coding sequence GTGAGCACGACCACCGCCACGACCGCCGGCTCCGCCACGAAGCCCGCCGCGCTGCACGGCCCGCTGTCCATCGCGCAGGCCTTCGACCCGCGGCGCAACAGCATCGGCTTCCTGCGCTGGTTCCTCGCGTTCGCGGTGATCTTCTCGCACGCGGGCCCGATCGCCGGGTTCTACGGCAGCAAGAACCTCGGGGTGCAGTGGTCGGACGAGCAGTCCTTCGGCGGCGTCGCCGTCTCCGGGTTCTTCTTCCTCAGCGGCTTCCTCATCAGCCGCAGCCGGCAGGGTCGCTCGACCGTCTTCCGGTACTTCTGGCGCCGCATCCTGCGCATCTTCCCCGCCTTCTGGGCCGCGCTGCTGCTCACCGCGTTCGTCTGGGCGCCGCTGGCCTGGTGGCACGTGCACCACACCCTGCGCGGCTACTTCTCGGCCCAGACCGAGTCCCCGCTCACCTACTTCTGGAACAACATGTTCCTCGAGCTGGGCCAGCGCAACCTCGCCGGGATGGGCAACGAGGTGCCGCTCGCGGTCTGCTGCGGGCGCGACTGGAACGGGTCGGCGTGGACGCTGGCCTACGAGTTCAAGGGCTACATCCTCATCGGCGTCCTCGGCCTCATCGGGTTCCTCGCGCACCGGTGGATCATCGCCACGCTCTTCGCGCTGATGATCGCGCTCAACACGGTGACCTTCCTCAACATCCCGGTGAAGGCCGCGGTGCTGCAGCCGCTGCTCAACGACTTCTTCCTCGTCATGCTGCTCACGCCGTTCGTCACCGGCATGCTCTTCTCGGCCTTCGCCGACAAGATCGTCGTCGACGACCGGGTCGCGGTCGGCGCGGCCGCGATCGCCTTCTACACGTACTTCGTCGCGTCCGGCTGGAACGTCTACGGCCAGTTCGCCTTCCTCTACGTGCTCATGTGGTGCGCGATCCGGCTGCCGCTGCGCAACTGGGAGCGGTACGGCGACATGTCGTACGGCATCTACATCTACGCGTGGCCGATCATGTACCTCGCGACCTTCTTCCACCTCGAGACGCGGGGCTGGCTGGCCTACCACCTCGGCGTCGTCGTCGCGTGCCACATCACCGCGTGGCTCAGCTGGCACCTGCTGGAGAAGCGGGCCCTCGCGCTGAAGAACTGGACCCCGGCGTGGATGGCCCTCGGCCTGCAGCGCCTCTCACCGGTGACCCAGCGGGCCCGCGCCACGCTGGTGGACCCGCGCTTCTCCTCCACCCCGTACGCCGCCCGGCTGCGGCACGAGGCGACCCTCGCCGGTGGCGACCTGGTCTCGCACGACCCCGCCTCGCGGGTGGCCCACGCCGGCACCACACCCGGGACCGCCACCCCGCCGCCGGCGACGCGCGCGCGCACCATCGGCCGGTGGACCGCCCTGTCCGGGCTCGCCGTCGTCCTCCTGCTCGCCGCCCTCGTCCTCCCCCGGGTGTACGACGCCCGCTACTCCCCCGCCGCCCGCGGCGTCGCCCCCGCGGCGGCGGCGGGCGCCTCGCCGTCCTCGAGCCTGGCCGCCGCCACCACCCCCGTGACCGCGACCACCGGCGACGGGGCGGATCTCGCCGGGCTCCCGGCGGCCGCCGCCCACGCGGCGCCGGACCCGGCCACGGTGGCGGCGTGGCAGCAGCACCAGGCCCAGTCGCAGGCCGTCGTCCAGGGCAAGGACGGGATGTCCTTCCTCGGCGAGGCCTACCTGCACAACGTCACCCAGGCCCTCGGCCTGCGCAGCTACTCCCCCGCCGAGGTGCAGCGCGCCGCGGCCTCGCTCGACGCGCAGTCGACCTGGCTGACCCGGCACGGGATCGCGTCCCAGTTCGTCGTCGCGCCCGCCAAGTGGGAGGTCTACCCCGAGGACCTGCCGGACTGGGCCTCCCCGCGCGGAGCGAGCATCCTCGACCAGCTCGTGGGCTACCGCCCCTCCGCGCTCGTCGACCTGCGCCCCGAGCTCGTCGCCGCGAAGGCGAGCGGCAAGCCCTTCTCGCTGAAGAACTCGCACTGGAGCGACTACGGCGCCTACGTCGCCTGGGCGGCGATGGCCCGGCACCTCACCGCCGCCTACCCCACCCTCGGACCGGTCGCCGTGCCCACCCTGAGCGGGACCACGACGCAGGACCTCGACAACGAGTTCACCGCCATCGACGGCGACAAGGGCCCCAACGACTGGCAGGTCCCGCAGTACGCCACCCCGCTGCGCACGCCCCGGCTGGTGGGGGCCGACGGTCGCGCGACCCCGCTCGCGGCCGGCACCCGGATCGACGTCGCCAACGCCCCGATGCACCTGGTGACGCCGTCGGCGCCCAACCGGAAGCGGCTGCTGGTGCTCGGTGACTCGACCGTCACCGCGGTCGCGCCGCTGCTGACCAACGCCTTCGCCGACGTCACCATCGTGCGGCACTACCTCGACCAGCCGGACAAGCAGCCGAGCCTGGCCGCCCTCGTCGCGCGGTACCACCCGCAGGTGGTGCTCACGCTGACGACGCAGCGCAACCTCGACGTCCCGCTCGGGCAGGACCTCGGCGCGCTCCAGGCCGGGCTGCAGTGGGACCGCACGACCGCCACCGGCGAGGCCCGGTGGACCGCCGGCGGGGCGGCCCCGACCGGCGGGCTCGCGGTCGACGGGTCCGCCGACGGCCGCGGCACCCGCACCGTCACGCTGCCCTCGGGCCCCGCGTCCGCCGGCGGCGTCGCCGCGCTCGACCTCACCGCGTCCGCCGGCGGCTCCGTCCGGCTGACCGGCACCACCGCGTCCGGCCCGTGGTCGACCACCGTGCGCGTGGCCCCCGGGACGACGTCGACCTGGGCGCTGCTGGCGGCCGGCCTCGAGGGCGGCCGCGTCACCCTCAGCGCCGGGTCCGGCTCGGGGGCCGACCAGACGCTCACCGCGCTCACGGTCAGGCCCCGAGCCGCGTCGTGA
- a CDS encoding glycosyltransferase family 4 protein yields MTGPTVSPTVGLDATPLVGRLTGVGTYVHRLVHALAALPTGEAPSLVATAFTVRGAGALPARLPDGVPVRSRPVPARLLRRAWGPAGAVPVELLTGPLDVFHATNFVLPPARRAAGVLTVHDLAYLRHRSTVAAASLAYRELVPLGIARAGAVCTPSAAVREQVLDAYRVDPDRVHVTPLGVDPVWHRAQPDPEVARRLDLPGEYLLAVGTLEPRKNLATLVAAHRLLSARREDVPPLVLVGGEGWGESLALTPEDRVRLTGHLDDADLRALVAGATLLAFPSLDEGFGLPPLEALACGVPVLASDLPVTREVLGDAAAYGDAGDVEAWADALERALRDPVGDPGTRRERAARFTWEATARATLRAYEVALGRAPGSP; encoded by the coding sequence GTGACCGGCCCCACCGTCAGCCCCACCGTCGGGCTCGACGCGACGCCGCTCGTCGGGCGCCTCACCGGGGTCGGCACCTACGTGCACCGGCTCGTCCACGCCCTCGCCGCGCTGCCGACGGGCGAGGCGCCGTCGCTCGTCGCGACCGCCTTCACCGTCCGCGGCGCCGGGGCGCTGCCGGCGCGGCTGCCCGACGGCGTGCCGGTGCGCTCGCGGCCGGTGCCGGCCCGGCTGCTGCGGCGCGCCTGGGGCCCCGCCGGCGCCGTCCCGGTCGAGCTGCTCACCGGACCGCTCGACGTCTTCCACGCGACGAACTTCGTCCTGCCGCCGGCCCGCCGCGCGGCCGGCGTCCTCACGGTGCACGACCTGGCCTACCTGCGGCACCGCTCCACCGTCGCCGCGGCCTCCCTGGCCTACCGCGAGCTCGTCCCGCTCGGGATCGCCCGGGCCGGGGCGGTCTGCACCCCGAGCGCCGCCGTCCGCGAGCAGGTTCTCGACGCCTACCGCGTCGACCCCGACCGGGTGCACGTCACGCCGCTGGGCGTCGACCCGGTCTGGCACCGCGCGCAGCCGGACCCCGAGGTGGCGCGCCGCCTCGACCTGCCGGGCGAGTACCTGCTCGCGGTGGGCACCCTCGAGCCGCGCAAGAACCTCGCCACCCTCGTCGCGGCGCACCGGCTGCTCTCGGCCCGCCGCGAGGACGTGCCGCCGCTGGTCCTCGTCGGCGGCGAGGGCTGGGGGGAGAGCCTGGCGCTGACGCCCGAGGACCGGGTGCGGCTGACCGGCCACCTCGACGACGCCGACCTGCGCGCGCTCGTCGCCGGCGCGACCCTGCTCGCCTTCCCCTCGCTCGACGAGGGCTTCGGCCTGCCGCCGCTGGAGGCCCTCGCGTGCGGGGTCCCCGTGCTCGCCTCCGACCTGCCGGTCACCCGCGAGGTGCTCGGCGACGCGGCGGCGTACGGCGACGCGGGTGACGTCGAGGCGTGGGCGGACGCCCTGGAGCGGGCGCTGCGCGATCCCGTCGGCGACCCGGGGACCCGGCGCGAGCGGGCTGCGCGCTTCACGTGGGAGGCGACGGCGCGGGCGACGCTGCGCGCCTACGAGGTCGCGCTCGGGCGCGCCCCCGGCTCGCCGTAG
- a CDS encoding ABC transporter ATP-binding protein: MSTSPTGQANPVTPATTVPAPVAPPDDAEVLVRATGVSKRFASYSRRATSLKERLVKREQTEAADFWALQGIDLQVRRGETVGLMGPNGSGKSTLLKVLSGILRPTAGEVQVTGRVASLLELGAGFDGELTGRENIYLNASLLGISRAETDRLFDEIVEFSELGEFIEFPVKHYSSGMYVRLGFAVAVHIDPDILIIDEVLAVGDAAFQQKCLTRIADFQKAGKTILFVSHSSSLVEELCTRAVLLSHGHVLFDGRPGESTTRLNALLGIDRLESEKDGLVTIASMDVRDPSSGESLETFACGASVEVHAEIEWHQPLAAGADLSLHLTAPGIPDPVVVIEPDWTPVPREQLDAGRTTIRWVVEALPDLPGDYSLVLAVFSQEILVGHGRIGGIRLEGATARTVPGRLVYGEPGARPSATS, encoded by the coding sequence GTGAGCACCTCGCCGACCGGTCAGGCGAACCCGGTCACGCCGGCGACGACCGTGCCCGCGCCCGTGGCCCCGCCGGACGACGCCGAGGTCCTCGTGCGCGCCACCGGGGTGAGCAAGCGCTTCGCCAGCTACTCGCGCCGGGCGACCTCGCTCAAGGAGCGCCTGGTCAAGCGCGAGCAGACCGAGGCGGCCGACTTCTGGGCCCTGCAGGGGATCGACCTGCAGGTGCGCCGCGGCGAGACGGTGGGCCTCATGGGCCCCAACGGGTCGGGCAAGAGCACCCTGCTCAAGGTCCTCTCCGGCATCCTGCGCCCGACCGCGGGCGAGGTGCAGGTGACCGGGCGGGTGGCGTCGCTGCTCGAGCTCGGCGCCGGCTTCGACGGCGAGCTGACCGGCCGCGAGAACATCTACCTCAACGCCTCGCTGCTCGGCATCTCCCGGGCGGAGACCGACCGGCTCTTCGACGAGATCGTCGAGTTCAGCGAGCTCGGCGAGTTCATCGAGTTCCCGGTCAAGCACTACTCGTCGGGGATGTACGTGCGGCTCGGCTTCGCCGTCGCCGTGCACATCGACCCCGACATCCTCATCATCGACGAGGTCCTGGCCGTCGGTGACGCCGCCTTCCAGCAGAAGTGCCTCACCCGGATCGCCGACTTCCAGAAGGCCGGCAAGACGATCCTCTTCGTCTCGCACAGCTCCTCGCTCGTGGAGGAGCTGTGCACCCGCGCGGTGCTGCTCAGCCACGGTCACGTGCTCTTCGACGGCCGCCCGGGCGAGAGCACCACCCGTCTCAACGCGCTGCTCGGCATCGACCGGCTCGAGAGCGAGAAGGACGGTCTGGTCACGATCGCGTCGATGGACGTGCGCGACCCCTCGAGCGGCGAGTCGCTCGAGACCTTCGCGTGCGGCGCCTCGGTCGAGGTGCACGCCGAGATCGAGTGGCACCAGCCGCTCGCCGCCGGCGCCGACCTGTCGCTGCACCTCACGGCGCCCGGCATCCCGGACCCGGTGGTCGTCATCGAGCCGGACTGGACGCCGGTCCCCCGCGAGCAGCTGGACGCCGGCCGCACGACGATCCGCTGGGTCGTCGAGGCGCTGCCCGACCTGCCCGGTGACTACTCGCTCGTGCTGGCCGTCTTCAGCCAGGAGATCCTCGTCGGCCACGGCCGCATCGGCGGGATCCGCCTCGAGGGCGCCACCGCCCGCACGGTGCCGGGCCGGCTGGTCTACGGCGAGCCGGGGGCGCGCCCGAGCGCGACCTCGTAG
- a CDS encoding ABC transporter permease, which yields MKVATLGRATRRSGPQTSLRGELVAQLVRKDLKVKYQGSTLGFMWSLANPLLTLVVYTFVFTVVFPSRVPKFGFFLMSGLLIWNFFSLGVSGAATSILGNAGLVKKVPFPHSALPLAAIGFAGVQVVLQYVVLIIALSVGGMAPLRPELLLLVPATFVALVFTVGLGMFVAATTVRLRDTQHILEVALFAWLYVTPIIYQVSLVHDRFGGGLVEKLYYLNPMTGVVISFQRALYGQVYYPGTDKLLLASADDLFYLKALAVGFVVSAVVFLVGRWQFRRLSADFAEEL from the coding sequence ATGAAGGTGGCCACCCTCGGACGGGCGACGCGCCGGTCCGGGCCGCAGACGTCGCTGCGCGGCGAGCTGGTCGCCCAGCTCGTGCGCAAGGACCTCAAGGTCAAGTACCAGGGCTCGACGCTCGGCTTCATGTGGTCGCTGGCCAACCCGCTGCTGACCCTCGTGGTCTACACGTTCGTCTTCACCGTCGTCTTCCCGTCGCGGGTGCCGAAGTTCGGCTTCTTCCTCATGTCCGGGCTGCTCATCTGGAACTTCTTCAGCCTCGGCGTGTCCGGGGCGGCCACCTCGATCCTCGGCAACGCCGGGCTGGTCAAGAAGGTCCCGTTCCCGCACTCGGCCCTGCCGCTCGCGGCGATCGGCTTCGCCGGCGTCCAGGTCGTCCTGCAGTACGTCGTGCTCATCATCGCCCTGAGCGTGGGCGGCATGGCCCCGCTGCGGCCCGAGCTGCTGCTGCTGGTCCCCGCGACGTTCGTGGCGCTCGTCTTCACCGTCGGGCTCGGGATGTTCGTCGCGGCGACGACGGTGCGGCTGCGCGACACCCAGCACATCCTCGAGGTGGCGCTCTTCGCGTGGCTCTACGTCACGCCGATCATCTACCAGGTCAGCCTCGTCCACGACCGCTTCGGCGGCGGCCTCGTGGAGAAGCTGTACTACCTCAACCCGATGACCGGCGTCGTCATCTCGTTCCAGCGCGCGCTCTACGGGCAGGTCTACTACCCGGGCACGGACAAGCTGCTGCTGGCCAGCGCCGACGACCTCTTCTACCTCAAGGCGCTCGCCGTCGGCTTCGTCGTCTCCGCCGTCGTCTTCCTCGTCGGCCGCTGGCAGTTCCGGCGGCTGTCGGCCGACTTCGCGGAGGAGCTGTGA
- the rfbD gene encoding dTDP-4-dehydrorhamnose reductase — protein sequence MRVLVTGGGGMLARDVVEACRTAGWTVTAVDRAGLDVTDPAACTRVVADAVGAGDLVVNTAAWTQVDAAEDAEPQAFAVNAVGAANVARAVAAVDARLVHVSTDYVFDGLADTPYAEDAPPAPRSAYGRTKAAGEWAVAALAPRHHIVRTAWLYGAGGSSFVRTMARLATERDTVNVVDDQRGQPTWTADLADAVVALVREDAAPGIYHGTSTGEATWYDLAREVFRLLGHDPDRVRPVGTDQYPTPAPRPAYSVLGHDRWRREGLPLLPRWDDALARAVHDVVGGPSA from the coding sequence ATGCGGGTGCTCGTGACCGGAGGCGGCGGGATGCTGGCCCGTGACGTCGTCGAAGCGTGTCGGACGGCGGGCTGGACGGTGACCGCCGTCGACCGCGCCGGTCTCGACGTCACCGACCCCGCGGCGTGCACCCGGGTCGTCGCCGACGCCGTCGGCGCCGGAGACCTCGTCGTCAACACCGCCGCCTGGACCCAGGTCGACGCCGCCGAGGACGCCGAGCCGCAGGCCTTCGCCGTCAACGCCGTCGGAGCCGCCAACGTGGCGCGCGCCGTCGCCGCCGTCGACGCCCGGCTCGTCCACGTCTCGACCGACTACGTCTTCGACGGCCTCGCCGACACCCCCTACGCCGAGGACGCGCCGCCCGCCCCGCGCTCGGCCTACGGGCGCACCAAGGCGGCCGGCGAGTGGGCCGTCGCCGCGCTCGCCCCGCGCCACCACATCGTGCGGACCGCGTGGCTGTACGGCGCCGGCGGATCCAGCTTCGTGCGCACCATGGCCCGCCTGGCCACCGAGCGCGACACGGTCAACGTCGTCGACGACCAGCGCGGCCAGCCGACCTGGACCGCCGACCTCGCCGACGCCGTCGTCGCGCTCGTCCGCGAGGACGCGGCGCCCGGGATCTACCACGGCACGAGCACGGGGGAGGCGACCTGGTACGACCTCGCCCGCGAGGTCTTCCGGCTGCTCGGCCACGACCCCGACCGGGTCCGGCCGGTCGGCACCGACCAGTACCCGACGCCCGCCCCCCGCCCCGCCTACAGCGTCCTCGGGCACGACCGGTGGCGCCGCGAGGGCCTGCCGCTGCTGCCGCGCTGGGACGACGCCCTGGCCCGGGCGGTCCACGACGTCGTCGGCGGCCCGTCCGCGTGA